One Pieris napi chromosome 13, ilPieNapi1.2, whole genome shotgun sequence genomic window carries:
- the LOC125055634 gene encoding eukaryotic translation initiation factor 4 gamma 3-like isoform X1 produces MKDINLNNTSDPDSANETETVKEDVNQNEKIILETNNENESMEQNNTSPDVSVKETLNGNDETDNYVGEPDELKSEVSELEPDAPAITLKHSYNAEQWSPLNPSGKKVYDVNLLKEIQDDPLCKTMPKSPLLETCNILRTAQSQDSLIAFNHINRSMNDSLFPTFLKTNSGSMRNPILRDGRKDNRSSGQSLNRGSMKLNSPSRNSGGRNICISLREEVKLNETKDAWRPARLKKENLDEAELKTQELYKKFRGILNKLTPQKFDTLVDKVKSLEIDTQERLEGVIDLVFEKAIEEPNFSEAYAAMCNKLSTLRVPSTNNPSQCVNFRAMIITKCQNQFIKEKTDEIVVKLEKELAECNDAAKKKELHAQLGEAQRRVRMRSVGNVRFIGELYKLNILIAKIMVYCMNYLIDKPEEEKLECLCKLLTTIGEQVENEAKDQLDVIINKIQDIVNDRKSKKISSRVRFMLQDVIELRRRRWVAKSVLDMQPKMMDQIQKEAEQKQRHIELMNSPVGGGFRRDDGNRKKRGVEGRRQGNNFMDNNWKTTTTRSNYVVDTSKLKAMPQKNPNLGSIKLAPAHSIWNQGSGTKSQIAASATNKFSILDNVQIDPTTLTAAKHAPPAAYQQSKSIERSTFTRNDFASSRSESIERTKPSPTPPAAPPAQTEAPAAQEPLPEYLRKSVKQFIDLSILNLNDEELVEEIKLIGSQYHAAMVTEILNVALEKNAKAISILSKSVMKLVSLGILSCENFLAGMDEIFECGPDLYIDIPMLYSYLGKFIAPLIENKNLTLQQVHKAAGSLVSSGHGHLLLKAIITELKDSMGPTFTRTKWVESGLQLKQWMDDDKVSKWVSDNHFEFLEGSEDSSSVEEKPKLPPSEVQKKLLQLMNTDESCDCIRGWVKDNIASTEESWFLRCLTQAICEYAYSPESSTHLNVDRMNKYSSLISEYADTQPAREADCLFGIQLLVHRLEHPQGLTLDIFQCLHEHYVISVDGFIAWETSEMVPEGKAVMLKALTSFFTSIREADNEDSGSEA; encoded by the exons ATGAAGGATATTAATCTCAATAATACTTCAG ATCCTGATTCTGCTAATGAAACTGAGACTGTTAAGGAAGATGTGAaccaaaatgaaaaaataatcttagAAACCAATAATGAAAACGAAAGTATGGAGCAGAATAACACAAGCCCTGATGTTAGTGTCAAAGAAACACTAAATGGTAACGATGAGACTGATAATTATGTAGGTGAACCAGATGAACTTAAATCAGAGGTATCAGAGCTGGAGCCTGATGCACCGGCCATCACTCTAAAGCATAGTTACAATGCAG AACAATGGTCCCCTTTAAATCCATCTGGCAAGAAAGTCTATGATGTTAACCTGCTCAAGGAAATACAAGATGATCCGTTGTGCAAGACTATGCCGAAATCGCCACTTCTTGAAACATGTAATATCCTGCGG ACAGCCCAGTCACAAGATTCATTGATAGCATTCAATCATATTAATCGCTCGATGAATGACTCATTGTTTCCGACTTTCCTTAAGACAAACTCTGGTAGCATGAGAAATCCTATTCTACGTGATGGCAGAAAGGACAATAGGAGTTCAGGTCAATCTCTAA ATAGAGGCAGTATGAAATTGAACTCGCCATCGAGAAACAGTGGTGGAAGGAATATTTGCATTTCACTTCGCGAAGAAGTGAAACTGAACGAAACGAAAGATGCTTGGAGACCAGCCAGGCTCAAGAAGGAAAATTTGGACGAAGCAGAGTTGAAGACACAG gAGTTATATAAGAAGTTCCGCGGTATTCTGAACAAATTGACGCCTCAGAAGTTCGATACGCTCGTTGATAAGGTGAAATCGCTCGAAATTGACACTCAGGAACGTCTCGAGGGCGTTATCGATCTCGTTTTCGAGAAAGCTATTGAAGAGCCAAACTTCTCCGAAGCATATGCTGCTATGTGTAACAAACTCTCTACTCTAAGG GTTCCATCAACAAATAACCCTAGCCAATGCGTGAATTTCCGTGCGATGATCATCACAAAATGTCAAAACCAGTTCATCAAAGAGAAAACAGATGAGATTGTGGTAAAGTTAGAGAAAGAGCTCGCTGAGTGCAACGATGCT GCCAAGAAAAAGGAATTGCATGCACAACTGGGGGAAGCTCAACGTCGCGTGCGCATGCGTTCAGTTGGAAACGTTCGATTTATCG GCGAGCTATACAAGTTAAACATCTTGATAGCCAAAATCATGGTATATTGTATGAATTACCTCATCGATAAGCCAGAAGAAGAGAAGCTGGAATGCCTTTGCAAGCTGCTGACCACGATTGGGGAACAGGTGGAAAATGAGGCCAAGGATCAGCTGGATGTGATCATTAATAAAATCCAAGATATTGTCAATGATCGTAAGAGTAAGAAGATTAGCAGCCGTGTGCGGTTTATGCTACag GATGTAATTGAATTGAGAAGACGCAGGTGGGTAGCCAAGAGTGTCTTAGACATGCAACCGAAGATGATGGACCAGATCCAAAAGGAAGCTGAACAGAAACAACGGCATATTgag TTGATGAATTCGCCGGTTGGGGGTGGTTTCCGACGTGACGATGGCAATCGTAAGAAACGTGGCGTCGAAGGGCGGAGACAAGGAAATAACTTCATGGATAACAATTGGAAGACAACAACAACGCGAAGTAACTACGTCGTGGATACCAGCAAACTCAAGGCCATGCCGCAAAAG AACCCGAACTTGGGCAGCATAAAGCTGGCTCCAGCTCACAGCATATGGAACCAGGGATCTGGAACTAAATCTCAAATAGCCGCTTCAGCCACGAACAAGTTCAGCATTCTGGACAACGTTCAGATCGACCCGACGACACTTACAG CCGCCAAGCACGCACCTCCCGCTGCTTACCAACAGTCTAAGTCGATAGAGAGGTCGACATTTACACGCAATGACTTCG CCTCTTCGCGCTCCGAATCAATTGAAAGAACTAAGCCTTCGCCCACACCACCCGCGGCCCCACCCGCCCAAACGGAAGCACCGGCCGCCCAAGAACCGCTGCCAGAGTACCTTAGGAAATCCGTCAAACAATTTATCGATCTCTCCATCTTGAATCTCAACGATGAGGAGCTGGTTGAAGAGATTAAACTTATTGGATCGCAATATCACGCTGCTATGGTTACGGAGATACTCAATGTTGCGCTTGAGAA gaatGCAAAAGCAATTAGTATTCTGTCGAAGTCGGTGATGAAACTAGTCAGTTTGGGAATTTTATCGTGTGAGAACTTCTTGGCAGGAATGGATGAGATCTTTGAGTGTGGCCCGGATCTATATATCGATATACCGATGCTGTATTCCTATCTTGGAAAATTCATCGCCCCACTTATTGAAAATAAG aacttGACTCTCCAACAAGTCCACAAGGCTGCCGGGTCCCTGGTATCGTCAGGTCATGGTCATCTGTTACTAAAAGCGATTATTACTGAGTTGAAAGACAGTATGGGACCAACATTCACCAGGACTAAATGGGTGGAATCCGGTCTACAGTTGAAACAATGGATGGATGATGATAAG GTATCAAAGTGGGTATCGGACAACCACTTTGAATTTCTAGAAGGCTCCGAAGATTCATCAAGCGTTGAAGAGAAACCGAAATTGCCCCCAAGTGAGGTGCAAAAAAAACTGCTTCAATTGATGAATACCGATGAAAGTTGCGACTGTATCCGTGGATGGGTCAAG GACAACATCGCCTCAACCGAGGAATCGTGGTTCCTCCGTTGCCTTACCCAAGCGATATGCGAGTACGCGTACTCGCCGGAAAGTAGTACGCATTTGAACGTTGATCGTATGAACAAATACTCGTCTCTAATCAGCGAGTATGCTGATACTCAGCCAGCACGTGAAGCTGACTGTCTCTTCGGTATACAGCTTTTGGTACATCGGCTGGAGCATCCCCAGG GCTTAACATTGGACATATTCCAATGCTTGCATGAGCATTACGTGATATCGGTGGATGGATTCATTGCGTGGGAGACTTCAGAAATGGTACCCGAGGGAaaag CGGTAATGCTTAAAGCGTTAACATCCTTCTTCACAAGTATACGAGAGGCGGACAACGAAGATTCTGGCTCCGAAGCCTGA
- the LOC125055634 gene encoding eukaryotic translation initiation factor 4 gamma 3-like isoform X2 has translation MKDINLNNTSDPDSANETETVKEDVNQNEKIILETNNENESMEQNNTSPDVSVKETLNGNDETDNYVGEPDELKSEVSELEPDAPAITLKHSYNAEQWSPLNPSGKKVYDVNLLKEIQDDPLCKTMPKSPLLETCNILRTAQSQDSLIAFNHINRSMNDSLFPTFLKTNSGSMRNPILRDGRKDNRSSGQSLNRGSMKLNSPSRNSGGRNICISLREEVKLNETKDAWRPARLKKENLDEAELKTQELYKKFRGILNKLTPQKFDTLVDKVKSLEIDTQERLEGVIDLVFEKAIEEPNFSEAYAAMCNKLSTLRVPSTNNPSQCVNFRAMIITKCQNQFIKEKTDEIVVKLEKELAECNDAAKKKELHAQLGEAQRRVRMRSVGNVRFIGELYKLNILIAKIMVYCMNYLIDKPEEEKLECLCKLLTTIGEQVENEAKDQLDVIINKIQDIVNDRKSKKISSRVRFMLQDVIELRRRRWVAKSVLDMQPKMMDQIQKEAEQKQRHIELMNSPVGGGFRRDDGNRKKRGVEGRRQGNNFMDNNWKTTTTRSNYVVDTSKLKAMPQKNPNLGSIKLAPAHSIWNQGSGTKSQIAASATNKFSILDNVQIDPTTLTAAKHAPPAAYQQSKSIERSTFTRNDFASSRSESIERTKPSPTPPAAPPAQTEAPAAQEPLPEYLRKSVKQFIDLSILNLNDEELVEEIKLIGSQYHAAMVTEILNVALEKNAKAISILSKSVMKLVSLGILSCENFLAGMDEIFECGPDLYIDIPMLYSYLGKFIAPLIENKNLTLQQVHKAAGSLVSSGHGHLLLKAIITELKDSMGPTFTRTKWVESGLQLKQWMDDDKVSKWVSDNHFEFLEGSEDSSSVEEKPKLPPSEVQKKLLQLMNTDESCDCIRGWVKDNIASTEESWFLRCLTQAICEYAYSPESSTHLNVDRMNKYSSLISEYADTQPAREADCLFGIQLLVHRLEHPQGLTLDIFQCLHEHYVISVDGFIAWETSEMVPEGKAVMLKALTSFFTSIREADNEDSGSEA, from the exons ATGAAGGATATTAATCTCAATAATACTTCAG ATCCTGATTCTGCTAATGAAACTGAGACTGTTAAGGAAGATGTGAaccaaaatgaaaaaataatcttagAAACCAATAATGAAAACGAAAGTATGGAGCAGAATAACACAAGCCCTGATGTTAGTGTCAAAGAAACACTAAATGGTAACGATGAGACTGATAATTATGTAGGTGAACCAGATGAACTTAAATCAGAGGTATCAGAGCTGGAGCCTGATGCACCGGCCATCACTCTAAAGCATAGTTACAATGCAG AACAATGGTCCCCTTTAAATCCATCTGGCAAGAAAGTCTATGATGTTAACCTGCTCAAGGAAATACAAGATGATCCGTTGTGCAAGACTATGCCGAAATCGCCACTTCTTGAAACATGTAATATCCTGCGG ACAGCCCAGTCACAAGATTCATTGATAGCATTCAATCATATTAATCGCTCGATGAATGACTCATTGTTTCCGACTTTCCTTAAGACAAACTCTGGTAGCATGAGAAATCCTATTCTACGTGATGGCAGAAAGGACAATAGGAGTTCAGGTCAATCTCTAA ATAGAGGCAGTATGAAATTGAACTCGCCATCGAGAAACAGTGGTGGAAGGAATATTTGCATTTCACTTCGCGAAGAAGTGAAACTGAACGAAACGAAAGATGCTTGGAGACCAGCCAGGCTCAAGAAGGAAAATTTGGACGAAGCAGAGTTGAAGACACAG gAGTTATATAAGAAGTTCCGCGGTATTCTGAACAAATTGACGCCTCAGAAGTTCGATACGCTCGTTGATAAGGTGAAATCGCTCGAAATTGACACTCAGGAACGTCTCGAGGGCGTTATCGATCTCGTTTTCGAGAAAGCTATTGAAGAGCCAAACTTCTCCGAAGCATATGCTGCTATGTGTAACAAACTCTCTACTCTAAGG GTTCCATCAACAAATAACCCTAGCCAATGCGTGAATTTCCGTGCGATGATCATCACAAAATGTCAAAACCAGTTCATCAAAGAGAAAACAGATGAGATTGTGGTAAAGTTAGAGAAAGAGCTCGCTGAGTGCAACGATGCT GCCAAGAAAAAGGAATTGCATGCACAACTGGGGGAAGCTCAACGTCGCGTGCGCATGCGTTCAGTTGGAAACGTTCGATTTATCG GCGAGCTATACAAGTTAAACATCTTGATAGCCAAAATCATGGTATATTGTATGAATTACCTCATCGATAAGCCAGAAGAAGAGAAGCTGGAATGCCTTTGCAAGCTGCTGACCACGATTGGGGAACAGGTGGAAAATGAGGCCAAGGATCAGCTGGATGTGATCATTAATAAAATCCAAGATATTGTCAATGATCGTAAGAGTAAGAAGATTAGCAGCCGTGTGCGGTTTATGCTACag GATGTAATTGAATTGAGAAGACGCAGGTGGGTAGCCAAGAGTGTCTTAGACATGCAACCGAAGATGATGGACCAGATCCAAAAGGAAGCTGAACAGAAACAACGGCATATTgag TTGATGAATTCGCCGGTTGGGGGTGGTTTCCGACGTGACGATGGCAATCGTAAGAAACGTGGCGTCGAAGGGCGGAGACAAGGAAATAACTTCATGGATAACAATTGGAAGACAACAACAACGCGAAGTAACTACGTCGTGGATACCAGCAAACTCAAGGCCATGCCGCAAAAG AACCCGAACTTGGGCAGCATAAAGCTGGCTCCAGCTCACAGCATATGGAACCAGGGATCTGGAACTAAATCTCAAATAGCCGCTTCAGCCACGAACAAGTTCAGCATTCTGGACAACGTTCAGATCGACCCGACGACACTTACAG CCGCCAAGCACGCACCTCCCGCTGCTTACCAACAGTCTAAGTCGATAGAGAGGTCGACATTTACACGCAATGACTTCG CCTCTTCGCGCTCCGAATCAATTGAAAGAACTAAGCCTTCGCCCACACCACCCGCGGCCCCACCCGCCCAAACGGAAGCACCGGCCGCCCAAGAACCGCTGCCAGAGTACCTTAGGAAATCCGTCAAACAATTTATCGATCTCTCCATCTTGAATCTCAACGATGAGGAGCTGGTTGAAGAGATTAAACTTATTGGATCGCAATATCACGCTGCTATGGTTACGGAGATACTCAATGTTGCGCTTGAGAA gaatGCAAAAGCAATTAGTATTCTGTCGAAGTCGGTGATGAAACTAGTCAGTTTGGGAATTTTATCGTGTGAGAACTTCTTGGCAGGAATGGATGAGATCTTTGAGTGTGGCCCGGATCTATATATCGATATACCGATGCTGTATTCCTATCTTGGAAAATTCATCGCCCCACTTATTGAAAATAAG aacttGACTCTCCAACAAGTCCACAAGGCTGCCGGGTCCCTGGTATCGTCAGGTCATGGTCATCTGTTACTAAAAGCGATTATTACTGAGTTGAAAGACAGTATGGGACCAACATTCACCAGGACTAAATGGGTGGAATCCGGTCTACAGTTGAAACAATGGATGGATGATGATAAG GTATCAAAGTGGGTATCGGACAACCACTTTGAATTTCTAGAAGGCTCCGAAGATTCATCAAGCGTTGAAGAGAAACCGAAATTGCCCCCAAGTGAGGTGCAAAAAAAACTGCTTCAATTGATGAATACCGATGAAAGTTGCGACTGTATCCGTGGATGGGTCAAG GACAACATCGCCTCAACCGAGGAATCGTGGTTCCTCCGTTGCCTTACCCAAGCGATATGCGAGTACGCGTACTCGCCGGAAAGTAGTACGCATTTGAACGTTGATCGTATGAACAAATACTCGTCTCTAATCAGCGAGTATGCTGATACTCAGCCAGCACGTGAAGCTGACTGTCTCTTCGGTATACAGCTTTTGGTACATCGGCTGGAGCATCCCCAGG GCTTAACATTGGACATATTCCAATGCTTGCATGAGCATTACGTGATATCGGTGGATGGATTCATTGCGTGGGAGACTTCAGAAATGGTACCCGAGGGAaaag